One genomic window of Coregonus clupeaformis isolate EN_2021a chromosome 12, ASM2061545v1, whole genome shotgun sequence includes the following:
- the LOC121578542 gene encoding Krueppel-like factor 15, translating to MPTWNLGSDGISLCNNNTTEKNFEDGAFRKRLIYFMIIDGVVRSVVPCSSPVYLDCIWTVSMVSLSSRALVPDNDLFRDSASLVSLELEEGEGSEGRSEGGSFASGYSPDAGDMGARLSFSPGEEEEEDDEGGLLRLYLTPTERDREKREEDMLQDPRLPNFSPRLPSPFSPTLEDIEEFLREKMELVREGVLFSSEPIEEPAPSPSSSMEHPLSSPGGQSDPGTSAALSPPTPQTPNIPHSPAAPCPSPSPSTPSVLLGAPLLLQVQSLPLAQPLPQTGSPPGASSGLRLAHLVLGLHGGQNFTLLASQVPSAPATLLNVASMDAGAPDQKYVKIAPLPITVRLVGATVVGGHSGGAVVKAVAPHRVNRHPPIETLRVHKCSHPGCEKMYTKSSHLKAHFRRHTGEKPYTCSWPDCGWRFSRSDELSRHRRSHSGVKPYECSLCEKKFARSDHLSKHTKVHRSPRPGKNIRTTV from the exons ATGCCAACATGGAACCTTGGCAGTGACGGGATCTCTCTCTGCAACAATAACACGACGGAGAAAAACTTCGAGGACGGTGCATTTCGAAAGCGCTTAATATATTTCATGATTATAGACG GTGTAGTGAGAAGTGTGGTTCCCTGCTCATCTCCTGTTTATTTGGACTGTATATGGACTGTTTCAATGGTGTCGTTAAGCAGCAGAGCGCTGGTCCCTGATAATGACCTCTTTAGGGACAGTGCTAGCCTGGTCTCCTTGGAGCTTGAGGAGGGAGAGGGCAGTGAGGGGAGGAGCGAGGGGGGTAGCTTTGCCTCCGGTTACAGCCCAGATGCCGGGGACATGGGTGCTCGGCTCAGCTTCAGccctggagaggaggaggaggaggatgatgaaggGGGCCTGCTCCGACTCTATTTGACCCCCACAGAGCGGGATAGAGAGAAGCGAGAAGAAGACATGCTGCAGGACCCCAGGCTGCCTAACTTCAGCCCCCGCCTGCCTTCGCCCTTCTCTCCCACCCTTGAGGACATTGAGGAATTCCTCAGGGAGAAGATGGAGCTGGTGAGAGAGGGGGTTCTCTTCTCTAGTGAACCCATTGAGGAGCCCGCTCCCTCCCCTTCCAGCTCCATGgaacatcctctctcctccccaggggGACAAAGTGACCCAGGGACCAGCGCTGCCCTGTCACCCCCCACCCCACAAACCCCCAACATCCCTCACAGCCCAGCAGCCCCATGCCCCTCCCcgtccccctccaccccctcagtGCTCCTGGGAGCACCcttgttactccaggtccagtcgCTGCCGCTGGCACAGCCTCTCCCCCAGACAGGCTCTCCTCCTGGGGCGTCCAGCGGGCTGAGATTGGCCCACCTGGTCTTGGGGCTCCACGGAGGGCAGAACTTTACCCTGCTTGCCTCACAGGTGCCCTCCGCCCCAGCCACCCTTCTCAACGTAGCCAGCATGGACGCCGGAGCTCCAGACCAGAAGTACGTGAAGATTGCCCCTCTACCGATCACTGTGAGGCTTGTTGGGGCAACGGTGGTTGGGGGTCACAGTGGAGGGGCTGTGGTGAAAGCTGTGGCCCCCCATAGGGTGAACAGACACCCTCCTATAGAGACGCTGAGGGTGCACAAGTGTTCTCATCCAGGCTGTGAGAAGATGTACACCAAGAGCAGCCATCTGAAGGCCCACTTCCgcagacacacaggagagaagccctacaCCTGCAGCTGGCCTGACTGTGGCTGGAG GTTCTCTCGTTCTGATGAGCTGTCTCGTCACCGGCGCTCCCACTCTGGGGTCAAGCCCTACGAGTGCTCTCTGTGTGAGAAGAAGTTTGCCCGCAGCGACCACCTCTCCAAACACACCAAGGTGCACCGCAGCCCCCGGCCTGGCAAAAACATCAGAACTACCGTCTGA